The following proteins are encoded in a genomic region of Syngnathus acus chromosome 22, fSynAcu1.2, whole genome shotgun sequence:
- the fndc5a gene encoding fibronectin type III domain-containing protein 5, with protein sequence MERFFLLLLSCLGVSRGSADTLSPPVNVTIKAVKANSALVTWDIPEGDPVIGFAITQQKKDVRMLRVIQEVNTTTRSCALCDLEEETDYIVHVQSISMFGTSPESEPLRFRTPKEADTQASKNKDEETMEEVGQTNQLRAGELIIIVVVLIMWAGVIALFCRQYDIIKDNEPNNNKDKAKNSSECSTPEHPTGGLLRSKFSKNNNRMPSVNIIEV encoded by the exons ATACCTTGTCCCCCCCTGTCAATGTTACCATCAAAGCAGTGAAAGCTAACTCTGCTCTGGTGACATGGGACATCCCCGAAGGAGACCCTGTCATTGGCTTTGCCATCACACAGCAG AAGAAAGACGTGCGTATGCTCCGAGTCATCCAGGAAGTCAACACCACCACACGCTCCTGTGCATTATGTGACTTAGAGGAAGAGACGGACTACATCGTGCACGTCCAGTCCATCAGCATGTTCGGGACGAGCCCAGAAAGCGAACCTTTACGCTTCCGAACACCCAAGGAGGCCGACACTCAGGCTTCTAAGAATAAAG ACGAAGAGACTATGGAGGAAGTGGGCCAGACCAACCAGTTGAGGGCGGGGGAGCTCATCATCATTGTTGTGGTGCTTATCATGTGGGCAG GCGTGATCGCTCTCTTCTGTCGCCagtatgacatcatcaaagacAATGagcccaacaacaacaaggacAAAGCCAAAAACTCATCAGAGTGCAGCACTCCTGAACACCCGACAGGGGGTCTGTTGCGCAGTAAG TTCTCCAAGAACAACAATCGGATGCCATCTGTCAACATCATTGAAGTGTGA